In the genome of Streptomyces pactum, one region contains:
- a CDS encoding subtilase-type protease inhibitor: MRKIAGAIGLGAALTAGCLVAAGGASAEQAQPRSLYAPSALVLTVGQGEDARTATVQRAVTLSCTPTPTGTHPAPAEACAELSAVNGDFSALRATGTTSGQFCTKDYRPVVVTAQGVWQGRSVRYERTFSNSCVMQGTSNAVFAF, from the coding sequence ATGCGGAAGATCGCTGGAGCGATCGGCCTGGGCGCCGCCCTGACCGCGGGCTGCCTGGTGGCCGCCGGTGGCGCGAGCGCGGAGCAGGCACAGCCCCGCAGTCTGTACGCGCCCTCGGCACTGGTTCTCACCGTCGGACAGGGTGAGGACGCCCGTACCGCCACGGTACAGCGCGCGGTGACCCTCAGCTGCACCCCCACCCCGACCGGTACGCACCCGGCCCCCGCCGAGGCGTGTGCCGAACTCTCCGCGGTGAACGGTGACTTCTCCGCGCTGCGCGCGACGGGGACCACGTCCGGGCAGTTCTGTACCAAGGACTACCGCCCGGTGGTGGTGACCGCTCAGGGTGTCTGGCAGGGCCGTTCGGTCCGGTACGAACGCACCTTCTCCAACAGCTGCGTGATGCAGGGGACGTCCAACGCGGTCTTCGCGTTCTGA
- a CDS encoding S1 family peptidase gives MKHRRIPRRPAVVTAAGAAALAIAAVALPNAHATPAPGPEPLSAAAAGDLATDLSAALKGSAAGSYYDAEARKLVVNVVDPAAAGRVRDAGAEPRLVEHSLARLDAARAALKAKAALPGTAWAMDPRTNKVVVTADRTVTAAGLARLEKVAGSLGDRVEVRRSAGAFRTFIEGGDAIWGGGGRCSLGFNVVKDGQPYFLTAGHCTEAISSWSETQGGPEIGANEGSSFPGNDYGLVKYTAEVEHPSAVDLYDGGTQAIASAGEATVGQQVRRSGSTTQVHDGEVTALNATVNYQEGTVEGLIQTTVCAEPGDSGGSLFAGDTALGLTSGGSGDCTSGGETFFQPVTEALAAYGAEIG, from the coding sequence GTGAAGCACCGACGCATTCCCCGGCGCCCGGCGGTCGTCACCGCCGCGGGCGCGGCCGCCCTGGCGATCGCGGCCGTCGCGCTGCCGAACGCCCACGCCACCCCCGCCCCCGGCCCGGAGCCGCTCTCCGCCGCCGCGGCGGGCGATCTCGCCACCGACCTGTCCGCCGCCCTCAAGGGCTCCGCGGCCGGCTCCTACTACGACGCCGAGGCCCGCAAGCTCGTGGTCAACGTGGTGGACCCGGCCGCGGCCGGGCGCGTCCGGGACGCCGGCGCCGAACCCCGGCTGGTCGAACACTCCCTCGCCCGGCTGGACGCGGCGCGCGCCGCGCTGAAGGCGAAGGCCGCCCTCCCCGGCACCGCCTGGGCGATGGACCCCCGGACGAACAAGGTGGTGGTCACCGCCGACCGCACGGTCACCGCCGCCGGACTGGCCCGGCTGGAGAAGGTCGCCGGCTCGCTCGGGGACCGGGTGGAGGTCCGGCGCTCCGCCGGGGCCTTCCGTACGTTCATCGAGGGCGGGGACGCCATCTGGGGCGGCGGCGGCCGCTGCTCCCTGGGGTTCAACGTGGTCAAGGACGGCCAGCCGTACTTCCTGACCGCCGGTCACTGCACCGAGGCGATCAGCAGCTGGTCGGAGACCCAGGGCGGACCCGAGATCGGTGCGAACGAGGGCAGCAGCTTCCCGGGGAACGACTACGGGCTGGTGAAGTACACCGCCGAGGTGGAGCACCCCAGCGCGGTGGACCTGTACGACGGCGGCACCCAGGCGATCGCCTCGGCCGGCGAGGCCACCGTCGGCCAGCAGGTGCGGCGCAGCGGCAGCACCACCCAGGTGCACGACGGGGAGGTCACCGCGCTCAACGCGACCGTCAACTACCAGGAGGGCACCGTCGAGGGGCTGATCCAGACCACCGTCTGCGCCGAGCCGGGCGACAGCGGCGGCTCGCTCTTCGCCGGTGACACCGCGCTGGGGCTCACCTCCGGCGGCAGCGGTGACTGCACCTCGGGCGGGGAGACCTTCTTCCAGCCGGTCACCGAGGCCCTGGCGGCCTACGGAGCCGAGATCGGCTGA
- a CDS encoding slipin family protein, with protein sequence MVGELVTAGVLGLAGVMGYALAGARVVKQYERGVVLRLGRLRQDIRPPGFTMIVPLVDRLRKVNMQIVTMPVPAQEGITRDNVTVRVDAVVYFKVVDPADAVIQVEDYRFAVSQMAQTSLRSIIGKSDLDDLLSDREKLNQGLELMIDSPAVGWGVRIDRVEIKDVSLPETMKRSMARQAEADRERRARVINADAELQASRKLAEAATQMADTPSALQLRLLQTVMAVAAERNSTLVLPIPVELLRFLERGGQPAPSGRPGTGEPHPRGAPPEDGPRAAERPGPAHPDGPAADGPVPDGPAADGPGVEAADPLPRPGGGEGRAVTGQFP encoded by the coding sequence ATGGTCGGCGAGCTCGTGACGGCGGGTGTACTGGGGCTGGCGGGGGTGATGGGCTACGCCCTCGCCGGGGCCCGGGTGGTCAAGCAGTACGAACGCGGTGTGGTGCTCCGGCTCGGCAGGCTGCGCCAGGACATCCGCCCGCCCGGTTTCACCATGATCGTTCCGCTGGTGGACCGGCTCCGCAAGGTCAACATGCAGATCGTGACGATGCCGGTCCCCGCCCAGGAGGGCATCACCCGGGACAACGTGACGGTGCGGGTGGACGCGGTCGTCTACTTCAAGGTCGTCGATCCCGCCGACGCCGTGATCCAGGTCGAGGACTACCGTTTCGCGGTCTCCCAGATGGCCCAGACCTCCCTGCGCTCGATCATCGGCAAGAGCGACCTGGACGACCTGCTGTCGGACCGGGAGAAGCTCAACCAGGGGCTGGAGCTGATGATCGACAGCCCCGCCGTCGGCTGGGGCGTACGGATCGACCGCGTCGAGATCAAGGACGTCTCGCTGCCGGAGACGATGAAGCGCTCCATGGCCCGGCAGGCGGAGGCGGACCGGGAGCGGCGCGCCCGGGTGATCAACGCGGACGCGGAGCTGCAGGCGTCCAGGAAGCTGGCGGAGGCGGCCACCCAGATGGCCGACACGCCCTCCGCGCTGCAGCTGCGGCTGCTCCAGACGGTGATGGCGGTGGCCGCGGAGCGGAACTCCACCCTGGTGCTGCCCATCCCGGTGGAGCTGCTGCGCTTCCTGGAACGGGGCGGACAGCCGGCCCCGTCCGGCCGGCCCGGAACCGGCGAACCGCATCCGCGAGGGGCGCCCCCGGAGGACGGGCCGCGCGCCGCGGAACGCCCGGGGCCGGCGCATCCGGACGGGCCGGCGGCGGACGGGCCGGTACCGGACGGTCCGGCGGCGGACGGTCCGGGGGTGGAGGCGGCCGACCCCCTGCCGCGTCCGGGAGGCGGAGAGGGACGGGCGGTTACCGGACAGTTTCCGTGA
- a CDS encoding DUF1684 domain-containing protein, which translates to MNTSRPPRSSASTPAPGPAAHSSSGAPDPSAGSVPPDGGAGQEWLEWRAARTASVTAPYGPLALTGTHWLADAAAGGSLPGVPGRWTADGDEVVLTAVPADGLSVDGRPLGGSVRLGPDTGPDGARVARGEQRLVVLRREGSWAVRVFDPGAAARRAFRGIDVFAYDPRWAVPAVHRPYPDGREIRVDNADGRRRGLHLAGEVVFEAGGAEHRLAAVAEAGGALWIVFADGTSGRSSYRFRFLRPGTPAADGTLTLDFNRAFLPPCAFADHFICPFPPPGNTLPLDVPAGERNLTGD; encoded by the coding sequence ATGAACACTTCTCGACCTCCTCGTTCCTCCGCCTCCACCCCTGCCCCCGGTCCCGCCGCTCACTCCTCCTCCGGGGCTCCGGACCCCTCGGCCGGCTCCGTTCCGCCGGACGGCGGGGCGGGGCAGGAGTGGCTGGAGTGGCGGGCCGCCCGCACCGCGTCGGTCACCGCCCCCTACGGCCCGCTCGCGCTCACCGGAACCCACTGGCTCGCCGACGCGGCCGCCGGCGGCTCCCTGCCCGGGGTGCCGGGCCGGTGGACCGCCGACGGTGACGAGGTGGTCCTGACCGCCGTGCCGGCCGACGGCCTGAGCGTGGACGGACGGCCGCTCGGCGGTTCGGTGCGGCTGGGACCGGACACCGGACCCGACGGCGCGCGGGTGGCCCGTGGCGAGCAGCGGCTGGTGGTGCTGCGCCGGGAGGGCTCGTGGGCGGTGCGGGTCTTCGACCCCGGGGCCGCGGCCCGGCGCGCCTTCCGGGGGATCGACGTCTTCGCGTACGACCCGCGATGGGCGGTGCCGGCGGTCCACCGGCCGTATCCGGACGGCCGGGAGATCCGGGTGGACAACGCCGACGGCCGGCGGCGCGGGCTGCACCTGGCGGGGGAGGTGGTCTTCGAGGCGGGTGGCGCCGAGCACCGGCTGGCTGCCGTGGCCGAGGCGGGCGGCGCGCTGTGGATCGTGTTCGCCGACGGCACCAGCGGGCGGAGCAGCTACCGGTTCCGCTTCCTGCGGCCCGGGACCCCCGCCGCGGACGGAACGCTGACGCTCGACTTCAACCGGGCCTTCCTGCCGCCGTGCGCCTTCGCCGACCACTTCATCTGCCCCTTCCCACCGCCCGGCAACACGCTGCCGCTGGACGTCCCGGCCGGGGAGCGGAACCTCACCGGGGACTGA